A genome region from Candidatus Woesearchaeota archaeon includes the following:
- the argS gene encoding arginine--tRNA ligase, with translation MNPFKEHIFRLLHKEIEISHSDIEVPPDPKMGDYAFPTFQYAKKYSKNPAELADELAKKIKPDDMIKAVDAKGPYLNFYIDKHRFSEYVLDTIAKERDAFGRPETESKGRVLIESPGPNTNKPLHLGHLRNMLLGSTLFNVMRFSGFDAHIINIVNDRGVHICKSMLAYQKLGNGKTPGSEKRKPDHFVGDYYVEYAKLFEKDPDIELEVGELLRKWEAGDPETRKLWEMMNSWALEGFRQTYGKLHFSIEKEYLESESYLDGKNIVMDGLKRKIFVREADGSIVADLTDRDLGKKVLLRADGTSIYITQDLFVAKSRYDDYKFDRMIYVVGNEQEHHFRVLFELFRMLKWEFADRCYHFSYGLVELPEGRMKSREGTVIDTDDLIDQMIGLAGKEVSSRYGNLPQDEIGRRAEAIGMAAIRFFFLKFDPLKNFVFDPKASLSFEGETGPYLQYTYARITSIFRKGCLDINNAIGGADFSVLNEGQEFRLVKHLDKFPAVLEKITENYKTSLLANYAYELAQAFNEFYHACPILQETEEVKKFRLLLAQSVAVVLRTCFGLMSIDVLDEM, from the coding sequence ATGAATCCGTTCAAGGAACACATCTTCAGGCTTCTGCACAAGGAGATTGAGATATCCCATTCTGATATAGAGGTCCCTCCTGATCCGAAGATGGGTGACTACGCTTTTCCCACATTCCAGTATGCGAAGAAGTACAGCAAGAATCCTGCAGAGCTTGCGGATGAGCTCGCTAAGAAGATCAAGCCTGATGATATGATAAAGGCTGTGGATGCAAAAGGACCTTATCTGAATTTTTATATCGACAAGCACAGGTTCAGCGAGTATGTGCTTGACACGATAGCGAAGGAGAGAGATGCTTTCGGAAGGCCTGAGACAGAGAGCAAGGGCAGGGTCCTTATAGAATCCCCCGGCCCGAACACAAACAAGCCTCTGCATCTCGGTCATCTGAGGAACATGCTTCTCGGCAGCACGCTGTTCAATGTTATGAGGTTCTCCGGATTCGATGCCCACATAATCAACATCGTCAATGACAGGGGGGTCCATATCTGCAAGTCTATGCTTGCCTATCAGAAGCTGGGGAACGGGAAAACACCTGGATCAGAGAAGAGGAAGCCTGATCATTTTGTCGGCGATTATTATGTGGAATACGCGAAGCTCTTTGAGAAGGATCCTGATATCGAGCTGGAGGTCGGAGAGCTTCTCAGGAAATGGGAGGCAGGCGATCCGGAGACGAGGAAGCTCTGGGAGATGATGAACAGCTGGGCCCTTGAGGGTTTCAGGCAGACATACGGGAAGCTCCATTTCTCGATAGAGAAGGAATATCTTGAGAGCGAAAGCTATCTTGATGGCAAGAATATCGTGATGGATGGCCTGAAGAGGAAGATATTTGTGAGAGAGGCTGATGGCTCGATAGTCGCTGATCTGACAGACCGGGATCTCGGGAAGAAGGTCCTTCTTAGGGCAGACGGCACATCCATTTACATCACGCAGGACCTCTTTGTGGCTAAGAGCAGGTATGATGATTATAAGTTCGACAGGATGATATATGTTGTCGGCAATGAACAGGAGCATCATTTCAGGGTCCTCTTTGAGCTTTTCCGGATGCTGAAGTGGGAGTTTGCAGACAGGTGCTATCATTTCTCCTATGGCCTGGTCGAACTGCCTGAGGGCAGGATGAAGTCAAGGGAAGGGACTGTGATTGACACTGATGACCTGATTGACCAGATGATAGGTCTTGCAGGGAAAGAGGTATCATCCCGCTATGGTAATCTGCCGCAGGATGAGATTGGGAGGCGTGCTGAAGCGATCGGGATGGCTGCGATAAGGTTCTTCTTCCTTAAATTCGATCCGCTGAAGAACTTTGTGTTTGATCCTAAGGCATCATTGTCATTTGAGGGAGAGACTGGGCCTTATCTGCAATACACTTATGCAAGGATAACTTCGATTTTCAGGAAAGGATGTCTTGATATCAATAATGCGATTGGTGGTGCTGATTTCTCTGTGCTGAATGAGGGCCAGGAATTCAGGCTCGTGAAGCATCTGGATAAGTTCCCTGCAGTGCTTGAGAAGATAACTGAGAACTACAAGACCAGCCTTCTCGCTAACTATGCATATGAACTTGCCCAGGCCTTCAATGAGTTCTATCATGCTTGTCCGATCCTGCAAGAGACTGAAGAAGTGAAGAAGTTCCGTCTTCTTCTTGCTCAGTCAGTTGCAGTGGTCCTCAGGACCTGCTTTGGCCTCATGAGCATCGATGTGCTGGATGAGATGTGA
- the lgt gene encoding prolipoprotein diacylglyceryl transferase, giving the protein MIINTINPVLLEFGPFQIRYYGLVYVLAFLATYFFLYRIVGKKRIRNFHPVDVELFLVYLMLGVVIGSRVFEIVFFNLDYYLASPLKIFAFWEGGMSFHGGIFGSLLAVWVFCRKKGIDFLELADFLVLPAAFFLALGRIANFTNHEIYGRISGLPWCVKFRTADGCRHPYQIYSAVKRLMIFFVLLFIYQKRKFRKGFVFWLFVLLMGLGRFAIDFWRAEPTYMGLTMGQILSFFMIIPATYVLMIKYSG; this is encoded by the coding sequence ATGATAATAAACACCATCAATCCGGTTCTGCTTGAGTTCGGCCCTTTCCAGATAAGGTATTATGGTCTTGTCTATGTCCTTGCATTCCTTGCAACCTATTTTTTCCTGTACCGGATTGTCGGGAAGAAGCGTATCAGGAATTTCCATCCTGTTGACGTCGAGCTTTTCCTGGTCTATCTGATGCTCGGCGTGGTGATAGGGTCAAGGGTGTTTGAGATTGTCTTCTTCAACCTGGATTATTATCTCGCCAGCCCACTCAAGATATTTGCATTCTGGGAGGGGGGCATGAGCTTTCACGGCGGCATCTTCGGCTCATTGCTTGCTGTGTGGGTCTTCTGCCGGAAGAAGGGGATAGATTTCCTTGAGCTGGCTGATTTCCTTGTTCTTCCCGCTGCATTCTTCCTTGCTCTCGGGAGGATCGCCAATTTCACAAATCATGAGATTTACGGCAGGATATCAGGCCTGCCATGGTGCGTGAAGTTCCGCACAGCTGATGGATGCAGGCACCCTTATCAGATCTACAGTGCAGTCAAGCGTTTGATGATATTCTTTGTCCTTCTTTTTATCTATCAGAAAAGGAAGTTCAGGAAAGGTTTCGTGTTTTGGCTTTTTGTGCTCCTCATGGGCCTTGGCCGCTTTGCGATCGATTTCTGGAGGGCAGAGCCGACTTACATGGGTCTCACAATGGGTCAGATATTGAGTTTTTTTATGATTATTCCAGCTACTTATGTACTCATGATTAAGTATTCTGGATGA